In Patescibacteria group bacterium, a single genomic region encodes these proteins:
- a CDS encoding HD domain-containing protein, which produces MKKASFSIPKEVSRVTETLEKANLKAFLVGGCVRDLLSGKKPKDWDVTTDATPEQIIALFPDTFYENTYGTVGVVNKEEGIDETLKVIEVTPFRLEADYSDGRRPDHVTFSKNIKDDLKRRDFTFNAIALSSKGEIVDLFKGQDDLKARTIRAVGNADERFKEDALRILRAVRIATEHDFSIVKDTENAIRADVHMLKNISQERIRDEFNRILMSSEPMKGLVMAQSLGILKYIASELELAIGVEQNQAHAYTVWEHLLRSMQHAADKKWPLEIRIAALFHDISKPETRRKGPKGEWTFYGHEVVGSRVTKKILERLKYSNDIIEKVTKLVRWHMFFSDTEQISLSAVRRMVNNVGQEDIWNLMNVRICDRIGTGRPKENPYRLRKYHAMIEEALRDPISVGMLKINGGILIKELDLAPGPKIGFILHALLEEVLEDPKLNTAEYLKEKAQKLALLPEADLQKLGAAGKDSKMKADEELVAEIRKKHWVE; this is translated from the coding sequence ATGAAAAAAGCGTCATTCTCAATACCAAAAGAAGTTTCACGTGTCACCGAAACGCTAGAAAAGGCTAATTTAAAGGCTTTTTTGGTGGGTGGTTGCGTGCGTGACCTGCTCAGCGGAAAAAAACCGAAAGATTGGGATGTGACCACAGACGCGACTCCGGAGCAGATCATTGCGCTTTTCCCTGACACTTTCTACGAAAATACCTATGGCACCGTGGGGGTAGTGAACAAAGAAGAGGGGATTGATGAGACTCTCAAGGTAATCGAAGTGACACCGTTCCGCCTCGAAGCCGACTACTCCGATGGTCGCCGCCCAGACCACGTCACCTTCAGCAAAAATATCAAAGACGACCTCAAGCGCCGCGATTTCACCTTCAACGCTATCGCGCTCAGCTCGAAAGGGGAGATTGTGGATCTTTTTAAAGGACAGGACGATCTCAAAGCTCGCACCATTCGCGCTGTGGGCAACGCAGACGAACGTTTCAAGGAGGATGCACTCCGCATCCTGCGAGCAGTGCGAATTGCGACTGAGCACGATTTTAGCATCGTAAAGGACACGGAGAATGCGATCCGTGCTGATGTCCATATGCTGAAGAATATCTCCCAGGAGCGTATCCGCGACGAATTCAATCGTATTTTGATGTCTTCGGAACCGATGAAGGGTCTCGTAATGGCTCAAAGCTTGGGTATTTTGAAATATATCGCTTCGGAACTTGAGCTTGCCATCGGCGTAGAGCAGAATCAGGCACACGCCTATACCGTCTGGGAACATCTCTTGCGATCCATGCAGCACGCTGCCGACAAGAAATGGCCGCTGGAAATCCGTATCGCGGCTCTATTCCATGATATTTCTAAACCGGAGACGCGCCGCAAAGGCCCAAAAGGGGAGTGGACTTTCTATGGCCACGAGGTGGTTGGTTCACGTGTAACCAAGAAAATCCTTGAACGACTCAAGTATTCCAACGATATCATCGAAAAAGTCACCAAATTGGTACGCTGGCACATGTTTTTCAGTGACACCGAGCAGATCAGCCTGTCTGCAGTGCGTCGTATGGTGAATAACGTTGGTCAGGAAGACATCTGGAACCTCATGAACGTCCGTATTTGCGACCGTATCGGCACTGGGCGACCAAAAGAGAACCCGTATCGACTGCGGAAGTATCACGCCATGATCGAAGAAGCCTTGCGCGATCCGATTTCTGTCGGGATGCTGAAGATAAATGGCGGCATTCTCATAAAAGAGCTCGATTTAGCGCCCGGACCGAAGATTGGCTTCATCTTGCATGCCCTACTCGAGGAAGTACTCGAAGATCCGAAGCTGAACACTGCAGAATATTTAAAAGAAAAGGCCCAAAAGCTCGCTCTTTTGCCTGAAGCCGACCTACAAAAGCTTGGTGCCGCTGGAAAAGATTCAAAAATGAAGGCGGACGAAGAGCTTGTAGCTGAAATACGCAAGAAACACTGGGTGGAATAG
- a CDS encoding RNHCP domain-containing protein: MAKIFIRKIEDFTCEHCGAAVKGNGYTNHCPACLWAKHVDIQPGDRANPCLGMMKPARIETQKSEYVLYHVCTRCGTERRNRTSSNDSFDEILRIQKQFVDSQKK; the protein is encoded by the coding sequence ATGGCAAAAATCTTTATCCGAAAGATCGAAGACTTCACCTGTGAACATTGTGGCGCGGCAGTGAAAGGGAATGGCTACACCAATCACTGCCCAGCATGTCTTTGGGCGAAGCACGTCGATATTCAGCCTGGCGATCGGGCGAATCCGTGTCTCGGCATGATGAAGCCAGCACGCATTGAAACGCAAAAAAGCGAGTACGTCCTCTATCATGTCTGTACTCGCTGCGGCACCGAGCGCCGCAATCGCACCTCTTCGAACGATTCTTTTGACGAAATTCTCCGGATTCAAAAGCAATTTGTGGACTCGCAGAAAAAATAG
- a CDS encoding DUF4325 domain-containing protein produces MSNKNLILSHIRDKKQFKTADIATLLAVSRQTAFLLVKDLLKQGVLVKIGSTKKASYILTEYAQDHSEVYPTFFKKVYKNKDLEEGSVLDEIEQKLPRIKTLPKNILQILRYGFLEMMNNAIEHSQTDSIEVMVSVADGELRFVISDAGVGVFRNVMKVKKLNSELEAIQDILKGKTTTAPENHSGQGIFFTSKMGDIFNLESFSQQLIVNNKIDDIFLKKPKRSKSGTRVSFSVSLDSKKETIDVFKKYSDMGESSDFGFDKTDVKVKLYTREGIYISRSQARRILVGLDNFRSITLDFTKVETIGQAFADEIFRVFRKKHPEISIIPVDMNENVKFMIDRVDR; encoded by the coding sequence ATGTCAAATAAAAACCTTATTTTAAGCCATATCAGGGATAAAAAACAGTTTAAAACGGCTGATATCGCTACGCTGTTGGCTGTTTCGAGGCAAACTGCCTTTCTGTTGGTTAAAGACTTATTGAAGCAGGGTGTTTTGGTTAAAATTGGATCTACGAAGAAGGCGTCCTATATCTTGACGGAGTATGCTCAGGATCATTCCGAGGTGTACCCGACTTTTTTTAAGAAAGTCTATAAAAATAAAGACCTAGAGGAGGGTTCGGTCTTGGATGAGATCGAGCAAAAACTTCCGAGGATAAAAACCCTGCCAAAGAATATTTTGCAGATATTGCGCTACGGTTTCTTGGAAATGATGAACAATGCCATTGAGCACTCGCAGACTGATTCAATCGAGGTGATGGTTTCCGTTGCGGATGGAGAGCTTCGATTTGTTATTTCCGACGCTGGCGTAGGAGTTTTTCGTAATGTCATGAAAGTAAAGAAGCTAAACTCTGAGTTGGAGGCAATTCAGGATATTTTGAAGGGAAAAACCACGACAGCTCCGGAAAATCATTCTGGGCAAGGCATTTTCTTTACTTCGAAAATGGGAGACATTTTTAATTTAGAGAGTTTTTCTCAACAGCTCATCGTAAACAACAAGATCGACGATATTTTCCTAAAAAAGCCCAAGAGAAGTAAAAGTGGGACAAGGGTAAGCTTCTCTGTTTCGCTAGATTCAAAAAAAGAAACTATCGATGTGTTCAAGAAGTATTCGGATATGGGGGAGAGTAGTGATTTTGGATTCGACAAGACTGATGTAAAGGTAAAGCTGTACACGAGAGAGGGGATCTATATCTCAAGGTCACAAGCCAGAAGGATACTTGTCGGCCTGGATAATTTCCGTTCGATTACTCTTGACTTCACAAAGGTGGAGACAATCGGCCAGGCATTTGCGGACGAAATCTTCCGAGTGTTCCGAAAAAAGCATCCAGAGATCTCAATTATTCCCGTCGACATGAACGAGAACGTGAAATTCATGATCGACAGAGTCGATAGGTAG
- a CDS encoding RsmE family RNA methyltransferase → MKLQRFFIHKLLNEPIGDRREVHLHDEALVHQLKRVFRLHAGDSVMLLDNTGFQYTAEIVSLEKTEGVFRVLEKHEPQKVKEAARQMPVTLFQSLPKKDKFEYVLEKGTEIGVSGFVPVLSDRSEKLAINEERCQKILVEASEQSERTTVPTLAAICPIDELFEKYSADTEFVAFHLTGKQWSVELRGELFGQAAKAGKRGGLGILVGPEGGWTDRELGLFREKGAQIVTVGSQVLRTETAAIVAAALVVMG, encoded by the coding sequence ATGAAACTCCAGCGTTTTTTCATCCACAAGTTGCTGAATGAGCCGATCGGCGACCGCCGCGAGGTACACCTACACGACGAGGCTCTCGTTCACCAGCTCAAGCGCGTCTTTCGCCTGCATGCGGGTGATTCGGTGATGCTGCTCGACAATACTGGCTTTCAATACACGGCAGAAATCGTTTCTCTTGAGAAAACCGAGGGGGTGTTCCGCGTGCTCGAGAAACACGAGCCACAGAAAGTCAAAGAAGCGGCACGCCAGATGCCCGTGACCCTCTTTCAATCGCTTCCAAAAAAAGATAAATTCGAATATGTGCTTGAAAAGGGGACCGAGATCGGTGTGAGCGGTTTTGTGCCCGTGCTGTCGGACCGTTCGGAGAAGCTGGCGATCAACGAAGAGCGCTGCCAGAAGATTCTTGTCGAGGCTTCCGAGCAATCGGAGCGCACTACGGTGCCGACGCTTGCGGCGATCTGTCCGATTGATGAATTGTTTGAAAAATACAGCGCCGATACAGAATTTGTCGCTTTTCATCTCACGGGTAAGCAGTGGTCAGTGGAGTTGCGAGGCGAGCTTTTCGGCCAAGCGGCAAAAGCAGGGAAGCGTGGAGGCCTCGGTATTCTTGTTGGTCCCGAAGGCGGCTGGACCGATCGAGAGCTCGGGTTGTTTCGCGAGAAAGGTGCGCAGATTGTGACCGTCGGCTCGCAGGTGCTGCGCACAGAGACAGCAGCAATCGTGGCGGCAGCGTTAGTGGTGATGGGGTAG
- a CDS encoding HU family DNA-binding protein, whose product MNKASIVDAIHAKIGGTKVQAEQAMDVVVESIVNTMKGGNEVSIAGIGIFSVKARAARDARNPRTGETIKVPAMKVPKFRAAKALKDAVR is encoded by the coding sequence ATGAATAAAGCATCAATTGTCGACGCGATTCACGCGAAGATTGGAGGCACCAAGGTCCAGGCTGAGCAAGCTATGGATGTCGTGGTGGAATCCATCGTGAACACCATGAAGGGTGGCAACGAAGTATCTATCGCAGGCATCGGCATATTCTCAGTGAAGGCGCGAGCAGCGCGAGACGCACGAAACCCTCGAACCGGCGAGACTATCAAGGTCCCGGCGATGAAGGTTCCAAAGTTCCGAGCCGCAAAGGCGCTGAAGGACGCGGTGAGATAA
- a CDS encoding YraN family protein: MKPNMQIPQKKKNTSETGQLGEKIAKMFLVKRGFSRFEANFRQKCGEIDIVAHETSTGTLWFFEVKTLSVGSFPCAEWGNELGSGGFRPEEQVDRRKLAKLYRTITIYLDQKGVSQETPWRLGVISVLLNSETRLARVSFIPVL; encoded by the coding sequence GTGAAACCAAATATGCAAATACCACAAAAAAAGAAAAATACCTCAGAAACAGGGCAATTAGGTGAGAAAATCGCCAAAATGTTCCTTGTGAAACGTGGTTTTAGTCGTTTTGAGGCTAACTTTCGTCAAAAGTGTGGGGAAATTGACATTGTTGCACATGAAACATCCACCGGCACCCTCTGGTTCTTTGAAGTGAAGACTTTATCCGTGGGATCCTTTCCTTGTGCTGAGTGGGGTAATGAACTTGGTTCTGGAGGATTTCGCCCAGAAGAACAGGTGGATCGAAGAAAGTTGGCGAAGCTCTATAGGACAATCACCATATACCTGGACCAGAAGGGTGTTTCACAAGAAACACCTTGGCGACTAGGAGTGATCTCTGTGCTGCTAAATAGCGAAACACGGCTCGCGAGGGTTTCTTTTATCCCAGTACTGTAG
- a CDS encoding serine protease has protein sequence MEAFIDQAAKVIMSLVFGVVTFVQTTLPMATSTHPPYQPKTPAAVVKEMEKATTTTVVKADTVVEIVEIAEPVATSTETIVPKTHETVVVPAPTAPKPAAKPATPPKPTPVVTPAVVATPPKNTALTDSAITALATTSLKAGPLTFDDINTLTREALVNILCYTQTSGPISPITGSGVIIDPRGVILTNAHIAQYFLLKDYGMKDYVSCNIRTGNPAVPKYKATLLYISPRWVKNNSDNIKRQEAKGTGEDDFAFLIIDRGLNAEQKLPSSFPYLPIDSIEHDYANESVLVAGYGAGFLGGEEIQRNLYGISAIATVKEMLSYSGSTLDYLNINGNAVAQRGSSGGAVVDSKGALVGVISTVSSGTQTDTRELGSIGLSHINDSLLKQSGSDIPSFLNTNLTEKAAQFNSLIAPTLVNVLLKSIGSDTPARY, from the coding sequence ATGGAAGCTTTTATCGATCAGGCGGCCAAAGTGATCATGTCTCTCGTCTTCGGTGTGGTTACATTTGTCCAAACGACGTTACCGATGGCAACCAGCACTCATCCCCCCTACCAACCAAAGACGCCGGCTGCGGTGGTGAAGGAAATGGAGAAGGCGACCACGACGACCGTCGTGAAAGCCGACACTGTTGTCGAAATTGTCGAGATCGCCGAACCTGTCGCGACATCGACAGAAACCATCGTCCCAAAAACTCACGAGACTGTCGTTGTTCCTGCGCCCACAGCTCCAAAACCTGCGGCGAAACCTGCAACACCGCCGAAGCCGACACCAGTAGTAACGCCTGCAGTCGTAGCGACTCCACCAAAAAACACCGCTCTCACCGATTCGGCAATAACCGCCCTCGCCACCACTTCGCTGAAAGCTGGCCCACTCACCTTCGACGACATCAACACCCTCACCCGCGAGGCGCTCGTAAATATTCTCTGCTACACGCAAACGAGCGGACCGATCAGTCCGATCACCGGCTCCGGTGTCATCATCGACCCGCGCGGTGTGATCCTCACCAACGCGCACATTGCGCAGTATTTTTTACTGAAAGATTATGGAATGAAAGACTACGTCTCTTGCAATATCCGCACCGGCAATCCGGCAGTGCCGAAATACAAAGCCACCCTTTTGTACATTTCGCCGCGCTGGGTGAAAAACAATTCTGACAACATCAAGCGGCAGGAGGCCAAGGGCACCGGCGAGGACGATTTTGCTTTCCTCATCATCGACCGAGGTCTCAATGCCGAGCAGAAACTTCCCTCCTCCTTCCCCTACCTCCCCATTGATAGCATCGAACATGACTACGCCAACGAGTCGGTACTAGTGGCCGGATACGGAGCGGGCTTTTTGGGCGGTGAAGAAATCCAGCGCAACTTATACGGCATCTCTGCGATCGCGACAGTGAAGGAGATGCTCAGCTACAGCGGCAGCACCCTCGACTATCTCAATATCAACGGCAATGCCGTGGCGCAACGCGGCTCTTCCGGTGGCGCGGTGGTAGACAGCAAGGGCGCGCTGGTGGGAGTGATCAGCACTGTGTCTTCTGGCACGCAGACAGACACGCGCGAGCTTGGCAGCATCGGCCTTTCGCACATCAATGACAGTTTGTTGAAACAATCCGGCTCGGACATCCCATCATTTTTGAATACCAACCTCACAGAAAAAGCCGCGCAATTCAACTCGCTCATCGCACCGACACTGGTTAACGTCCTGTTAAAATCAATTGGCAGCGACACACCGGCGAGGTACTAG
- a CDS encoding A/G-specific adenine glycosylase — MRPKSISQKQIQQFQKEIWQYYARNKRDFPWRRPEHYGDPYKILVSELMLQQTQASWVVGKYQEFIEKFPTFETLDRASVAEVIAVWRGLGYNRRALALKKIAALAGEKWHYTLPKLSVEELDALPHIGYATACSISAFAWNVRVSFIETNIRRVFIHRFFKGQTKVSDMDILALVERMLPESDRGRVQNTSRSGPREWYYALMDYGSMLKGVVENPNRQGKGYKRQSAFVGSNRQVRGAILAVLARPEYVNGCTKKVLLNGVRKNILTPKSPKTLKVTQRDIDTNITTLAQEGFLHILGATVSLAKK, encoded by the coding sequence GTGCGACCAAAAAGCATATCGCAGAAGCAGATTCAGCAATTCCAGAAGGAGATTTGGCAGTATTACGCTCGAAACAAGCGGGATTTTCCATGGCGTCGTCCGGAACATTACGGAGATCCATACAAAATTCTCGTTTCCGAGCTGATGCTTCAGCAGACGCAGGCGAGCTGGGTGGTGGGGAAGTATCAAGAGTTTATCGAGAAGTTTCCGACATTCGAGACGCTCGACAGGGCTTCAGTCGCAGAGGTGATCGCTGTTTGGCGGGGTCTCGGCTACAATCGTCGTGCGCTCGCGCTGAAAAAGATTGCGGCACTAGCCGGGGAGAAATGGCACTACACCCTACCGAAACTTTCAGTGGAAGAGCTTGATGCACTGCCGCACATCGGCTATGCCACAGCTTGTTCGATTTCCGCCTTCGCTTGGAATGTTCGCGTGTCTTTTATCGAGACAAATATTCGACGAGTCTTCATCCACCGCTTTTTTAAAGGTCAAACGAAAGTGTCTGATATGGACATTCTCGCTTTGGTAGAGAGGATGTTACCAGAGTCGGATAGGGGACGGGTGCAAAATACTTCTCGAAGTGGCCCGCGAGAATGGTATTACGCCCTTATGGACTACGGCTCTATGTTGAAGGGTGTTGTAGAGAATCCCAATCGCCAGGGCAAGGGGTATAAAAGACAATCAGCATTTGTCGGTTCGAATCGGCAGGTGAGAGGAGCGATCTTGGCTGTCCTTGCCAGGCCCGAATATGTGAATGGTTGCACAAAGAAAGTCCTTTTGAATGGTGTGCGAAAAAATATCTTGACACCAAAATCCCCGAAGACTCTCAAGGTCACTCAAAGAGACATTGATACAAATATCACAACGCTCGCACAAGAAGGCTTCCTGCATATTCTCGGCGCGACCGTTTCCTTGGCGAAAAAATAG
- a CDS encoding helix-turn-helix domain-containing protein translates to MISKNILSDAGLTNEQSVVYLYLLETGFSTAKHLAQKAGIGRALTYKVLKQLVDLNLVEKRDDIGKISKFFPKHPKVIKELLHSKKAELDRASDTLGQVFGELTSDFNLLLGKPNVQFFEGHDGIKKVYADILETNKDISVISSASDKGETLHLIREQIKKQVAQNIRTRAITPIGHEHELSHSPEDDAKLLVERKKVSAEKLNIPAQIIMYENKVAITNFKEEFITVVIESAYIYQTMQTLFDYVWNHTAEKS, encoded by the coding sequence ATGATATCAAAAAATATACTATCAGATGCTGGTCTTACAAATGAACAGTCTGTCGTTTATCTCTACCTTCTGGAAACCGGTTTTTCAACCGCCAAACATCTGGCTCAAAAGGCGGGAATCGGGCGGGCATTGACCTATAAAGTCCTCAAACAACTCGTTGACCTAAATTTAGTAGAGAAACGAGATGATATTGGCAAGATATCGAAGTTCTTCCCAAAGCACCCCAAGGTGATAAAGGAGCTACTTCACAGCAAAAAGGCCGAGCTAGATCGAGCTTCGGACACTTTGGGTCAGGTTTTTGGTGAATTGACCTCTGACTTCAACCTTCTGCTAGGGAAACCGAATGTTCAGTTCTTTGAGGGTCATGACGGCATCAAAAAAGTGTACGCTGATATTCTCGAGACAAATAAAGACATCAGCGTGATCAGTTCTGCTTCAGACAAGGGAGAGACGCTGCATTTGATCCGCGAGCAGATCAAAAAACAGGTGGCTCAAAACATCCGAACACGAGCCATCACCCCCATTGGTCATGAACATGAGCTATCCCACTCCCCAGAAGATGACGCGAAGCTCCTCGTGGAACGCAAAAAGGTCTCGGCAGAAAAATTAAATATCCCTGCGCAGATCATCATGTATGAAAACAAAGTAGCCATAACAAACTTCAAGGAGGAGTTTATCACGGTAGTCATCGAGAGTGCCTACATATATCAGACGATGCAAACTCTATTTGACTACGTATGGAATCATACGGCGGAGAAGAGCTAG
- the clpP gene encoding ATP-dependent Clp endopeptidase proteolytic subunit ClpP: MLIPTVIEKSQFGERAYDIYSRLLRDRIIFLGGPVDDHMANIIIAQLLFLESEDAKKDIFLYVNSPGGSVSAGLAIIDTMRHIKPDISTVGVGIAASMGAMILSCGKKGKRMILPNAEVMIHQPSGGTEGMASDIEISAKHILKTRENLNKMLSKNTGQSLAQIEKDVDRDFFMSAEEAKKYGIVDKVLPAKE, from the coding sequence ATGTTAATCCCAACCGTTATCGAAAAGTCGCAGTTTGGCGAGCGAGCGTATGATATCTATTCGCGCCTGCTTCGTGATCGCATCATCTTCCTCGGCGGCCCAGTGGACGACCACATGGCCAACATCATCATCGCCCAACTCCTTTTCCTCGAATCTGAGGATGCCAAGAAGGATATTTTTCTCTACGTAAACTCTCCGGGCGGCTCTGTGTCGGCCGGCCTCGCGATCATCGACACGATGCGACACATCAAGCCGGACATCTCGACTGTCGGCGTCGGCATCGCGGCTTCTATGGGCGCAATGATCCTCTCTTGCGGCAAAAAAGGCAAGCGTATGATCCTGCCAAACGCCGAAGTGATGATCCATCAGCCATCGGGCGGCACCGAGGGTATGGCTTCGGACATCGAGATTTCCGCGAAGCATATTTTGAAGACCCGAGAGAACCTCAACAAAATGCTTTCCAAAAACACTGGCCAGTCTTTGGCTCAGATCGAAAAGGATGTCGATCGCGATTTCTTTATGTCAGCCGAGGAAGCAAAAAAGTACGGCATCGTCGACAAAGTCTTGCCAGCGAAAGAATAG
- the rny gene encoding ribonuclease Y, with protein MSLKLAALAASMASLISIALGYYLRVLISLGKKGSVELQLKQLHLEAEEKSQKVLGDAEAKAADILRDVRASSKEKEESLKKTEERLNKKEDLLDRRQGDLDKEVESIKQKIVEVRTMKDKVEVMEKQKLSELEKIAKLSSEDARNQIISSVEKANEDDLMSRMRKLEQFGEEKLEDKAKEILGACIQRLAGAVPVDMMSTTVTIPSDEVKGKIIGKEGRNIKAFERITGVELIVDDAPGAIIVSSFDPVRRQVAKIALERLVADGRIQPAKIEKEVEQVQSELNKIIKDKGVEAAQEVGVINIDPRVLQILGRLHFRTSYGQNVLAHSVEMAHVAGMIAEEIGANVAVAKAGALLHDIGKALDHEVEGTHVEIGRRILQKFGVSEQIVKAMEAHHEEYPYETVESRIVQTADAISGGRPGARRDSIENYLKRLGDLEAIATSFKGVEKAYALQAGREIRVFVTPADINDLEAKRIAREIALRIEKELRYPGEIKITVIRETRVIEVAR; from the coding sequence ATGTCATTAAAACTCGCCGCCCTGGCCGCTAGCATGGCCAGCTTGATCAGTATTGCGCTTGGATACTATCTCCGAGTGCTCATTTCACTTGGCAAAAAGGGCTCTGTGGAGCTCCAGCTCAAGCAGCTCCACCTCGAAGCTGAGGAAAAGTCGCAGAAAGTACTTGGCGATGCCGAAGCCAAGGCTGCCGACATTCTTCGAGACGTCCGCGCTTCATCGAAAGAGAAGGAGGAGTCCCTCAAAAAGACCGAGGAGCGTCTCAACAAGAAGGAAGACTTGCTAGACCGCCGACAGGGCGACCTCGACAAGGAAGTCGAGTCGATCAAGCAAAAAATTGTTGAAGTTCGCACTATGAAGGACAAAGTGGAGGTGATGGAGAAGCAAAAACTCTCGGAATTGGAGAAAATCGCGAAATTGAGTAGCGAAGATGCGCGAAATCAGATCATTTCGAGTGTGGAGAAGGCCAATGAAGATGACTTGATGAGCCGCATGCGCAAGCTTGAGCAATTTGGCGAAGAAAAGCTCGAGGACAAGGCCAAGGAGATCCTCGGCGCCTGTATCCAGCGACTCGCCGGTGCTGTACCAGTCGACATGATGTCCACCACCGTCACCATCCCATCCGACGAGGTGAAGGGCAAGATCATCGGCAAAGAAGGCCGCAATATCAAGGCTTTTGAGCGAATCACTGGTGTGGAACTCATTGTGGATGATGCCCCAGGAGCGATCATCGTCTCGTCTTTCGACCCAGTGCGCCGCCAAGTGGCCAAAATCGCCCTCGAACGCCTCGTGGCCGACGGCCGTATTCAGCCGGCAAAGATCGAAAAGGAGGTGGAGCAGGTGCAGAGCGAATTGAACAAGATTATTAAGGATAAGGGCGTGGAAGCGGCTCAGGAGGTGGGCGTGATCAATATCGACCCTCGAGTGCTCCAGATATTGGGCCGTTTGCACTTCCGCACCAGCTACGGACAGAATGTGCTGGCCCACTCGGTGGAAATGGCACATGTCGCCGGCATGATCGCTGAGGAAATCGGCGCTAATGTGGCTGTAGCCAAGGCTGGTGCCCTCCTCCATGACATCGGCAAGGCCCTCGACCACGAGGTGGAAGGCACCCACGTGGAGATTGGCCGCCGAATTTTGCAGAAATTCGGCGTGAGCGAGCAGATCGTAAAGGCAATGGAGGCGCATCACGAGGAATATCCGTATGAAACCGTGGAATCGCGCATTGTGCAGACGGCAGACGCTATTTCCGGCGGCCGACCAGGCGCGCGACGTGACAGTATCGAGAATTATTTGAAGCGATTGGGCGATTTGGAGGCGATTGCGACGTCATTTAAGGGCGTGGAGAAGGCGTACGCCCTCCAGGCGGGCCGAGAAATAAGGGTTTTTGTGACTCCAGCCGATATCAACGACCTCGAAGCCAAGCGGATCGCCCGCGAGATCGCTTTGCGCATCGAAAAAGAGCTTCGCTACCCTGGCGAGATCAAAATTACCGTGATTCGTGAGACGAGAGTGATCGAAGTGGCGCGCTAG
- a CDS encoding MFS transporter: MDKKRIFLWSLYDFANSIVLMAFLFYFSQWLVIDQGKPAWWYNLSLALSSGLFILTAPVISRAIDATKVKIKGLRWWTALSFAGFIVVSLLTMLTDGRELLATVLYTLANYAYMVCFSYFTPMLNDLSNEGNRSQVSGIGQGANSIGLVVGVLVTLPFVNGLTLFGDPGRAQALFPATILFGLLALPMLFLYREEKETSQVSPATDQARPQPSILSLCKEVFSYKPLMFLLLAYFLFSDAMLTFANNFPLYLEMVHGASDTTKSLLTASILILAAIGAVVFGRIADKKGKLKVLKWILVIWCFIFLAMALITSFKALIPVFLFAGILYGPVWGISRALVGELAPTHLVASSFSYYVVAERFATFVGPAVWSIALITMGEGARGYQTGMLSLMVLIVIGLVILRKIKTS; encoded by the coding sequence ATGGACAAGAAACGCATTTTTCTCTGGTCTCTCTACGATTTCGCAAATTCCATCGTCTTGATGGCGTTCCTCTTCTATTTCTCGCAATGGCTCGTGATTGATCAAGGGAAACCTGCGTGGTGGTACAACTTATCCCTCGCGCTTTCTTCAGGGCTTTTTATTCTCACAGCACCGGTCATCAGCAGGGCGATTGATGCGACCAAGGTTAAAATAAAGGGCCTTCGATGGTGGACAGCACTTTCTTTTGCAGGCTTCATCGTTGTTTCTTTGCTAACGATGCTCACCGATGGTCGAGAACTTCTAGCCACCGTCTTGTATACACTCGCGAACTATGCCTACATGGTCTGCTTTTCCTACTTCACACCGATGCTAAATGACCTTTCGAATGAAGGGAACCGTTCGCAGGTATCTGGTATCGGCCAGGGAGCCAACTCGATTGGTCTAGTGGTCGGAGTGCTCGTAACCCTTCCTTTCGTGAACGGTCTGACGCTCTTTGGTGACCCTGGCCGTGCTCAGGCGCTGTTTCCGGCGACTATCCTCTTCGGCTTGCTTGCACTGCCGATGTTGTTTCTGTATCGAGAGGAAAAAGAGACTTCTCAAGTATCTCCAGCCACGGATCAGGCTAGACCACAACCAAGTATCCTCTCCTTGTGCAAGGAGGTGTTCAGCTACAAGCCGCTTATGTTCCTTCTGCTCGCTTACTTCCTCTTCAGTGATGCGATGCTGACCTTTGCCAATAATTTTCCTCTATATCTGGAAATGGTTCATGGCGCTAGCGACACGACAAAATCTCTCCTCACAGCAAGTATCCTCATTCTCGCTGCTATTGGTGCAGTTGTCTTCGGCAGGATCGCTGACAAGAAAGGAAAGCTCAAGGTATTGAAATGGATCCTCGTCATTTGGTGTTTTATTTTCTTAGCAATGGCCCTCATCACGAGTTTCAAGGCTCTGATCCCAGTCTTTTTGTTTGCCGGAATATTGTATGGACCAGTGTGGGGCATCAGTCGCGCCTTGGTGGGGGAGCTTGCGCCGACGCATCTTGTGGCGTCTTCTTTTAGTTACTATGTGGTCGCTGAACGTTTTGCGACTTTCGTCGGTCCTGCAGTGTGGAGCATCGCTCTCATCACTATGGGCGAAGGCGCGCGCGGCTATCAAACAGGAATGCTTTCTCTCATGGTTCTTATCGTCATCGGCCTTGTGATATTAAGAAAGATTAAAACCTCCTAG